A genomic region of Chitinimonas arctica contains the following coding sequences:
- a CDS encoding ABC transporter substrate-binding protein → MQSSRLTLALAVACVFSLNAVAGEVEVLHWWTSGGEAKSVAELKKMMSAKGHTWKDFAVAGGAGDNAMTVLKTRVVSGNPPTAAQVKGPSIQEWGGEGVLATLDAVATAEKWDSILPPVVASTMKYKNHYVAVPVNVHRVNWMWVNPEVFKKAGAKVPTSWAEFDEAATKIEKAGMIAVAHGGQPWQDATVFESVALGIGGADFYKKAFVQLDAAALNSPTTLKTFETLRMVRKHMDKDMPGRDWNLATAMVINGKAGMQFMGDWAKGEFTAAGKTPGKDYLCVAAPGTDKAYTFNIDSFIVFAQKNKDLKATNDFASTVLSPAFQQVFNLNKGSIPVRLGADMSKFDDCAKKSSADFVATNKAGSLLPSFAHGMAMPSAAQGAVQDLISSFMNSNMSSQDAVAKLLVAAKKK, encoded by the coding sequence ATGCAATCGAGTCGCCTGACCCTGGCGCTGGCAGTCGCCTGCGTTTTTTCCCTGAATGCCGTAGCCGGTGAAGTAGAAGTACTGCACTGGTGGACCTCCGGCGGCGAAGCCAAATCGGTCGCCGAGCTGAAGAAGATGATGTCGGCCAAGGGCCATACCTGGAAGGATTTCGCGGTGGCCGGCGGGGCAGGCGACAATGCCATGACCGTGCTGAAGACCCGCGTGGTGTCCGGTAATCCGCCGACGGCGGCGCAGGTCAAGGGCCCATCCATTCAAGAGTGGGGCGGCGAAGGCGTGCTGGCTACGCTCGATGCGGTCGCCACGGCGGAAAAGTGGGACAGCATCCTGCCGCCGGTAGTGGCCAGCACCATGAAGTACAAGAATCATTACGTGGCCGTGCCGGTCAATGTGCATCGCGTGAACTGGATGTGGGTCAATCCGGAAGTATTCAAGAAGGCCGGCGCCAAGGTACCGACCAGCTGGGCCGAGTTCGACGAAGCCGCCACCAAGATCGAGAAGGCCGGCATGATCGCCGTGGCCCATGGCGGCCAGCCTTGGCAGGATGCCACCGTGTTCGAATCGGTGGCCCTGGGCATAGGCGGCGCCGACTTCTACAAGAAGGCCTTCGTGCAACTGGATGCGGCGGCGCTGAACAGCCCCACCACCCTGAAGACCTTCGAGACGCTGCGCATGGTGCGCAAGCATATGGACAAGGACATGCCGGGCCGCGACTGGAACCTGGCTACCGCCATGGTGATCAACGGCAAGGCCGGCATGCAGTTCATGGGCGACTGGGCCAAGGGCGAATTCACCGCCGCCGGCAAGACCCCGGGCAAGGATTACCTGTGCGTGGCCGCGCCCGGTACCGACAAGGCCTACACCTTCAATATCGATTCCTTTATCGTCTTCGCCCAGAAGAACAAGGATCTGAAGGCCACCAACGATTTCGCTTCGACCGTGCTGTCGCCGGCCTTCCAGCAGGTGTTCAACCTGAACAAGGGCTCCATCCCGGTGCGCCTGGGCGCGGACATGAGCAAGTTCGACGACTGCGCCAAGAAGTCGTCGGCCGATTTCGTCGCCACCAACAAGGCCGGCAGCCTGCTGCCCTCCTTCGCCCATGGCATGGCCATGCCGTCGGCTGCCCAGGGCGCGGTGCAGGATCTGATCTCCAGCTTTATGAACTCGAACATGAGCAGCCAGGACGCCGTCGCCAAGCTATTGGTCGCCGCCAAGAAAAAGTAG
- a CDS encoding sensor histidine kinase, with translation MAAPRKLSLRRQLLIWLLLPQLVLWLAAAFVSYSVALRYANEVIDRSLAESSRALARQVKPLGDGLYIDFPRAAREILEEDPSDRLYYMVSTPPGAFILGEKDLPATPSDLARQFGHPYFYDGILRGKSVRLAALYLRVGTDERPQTMLVQVAKSTALRTQLARDIFIDTVLPLSMLMILTSVLVWAGISRGLSPLRHLRRLVENRSPRDLAPLKVENAPAEVRALTSAINTLLGEVNTQVAGQRRFIADAAHQLRTPLAGLKSQTELTRAELSEAVPDRGALTQRLVQIETSVARAIRLVNQLLALARAEPDAALALAPVDLVRLAREVSMDAVPRALASGIDLGLDEAPPQLLIAGHDALLRELLGNLIDNAIQYCPAGSEIGIRILDSGDSAVIEVRDNGPGIPAEEAQRVFERFYRGRMEGQGKGCGLGLAIVQEIARHHQAQVVLTDTSPHGLTVTVRFRLSP, from the coding sequence TTGGCGGCGCCGCGCAAATTATCGCTACGCCGCCAGTTGTTGATCTGGCTGCTACTGCCGCAACTGGTGCTATGGCTGGCGGCCGCCTTCGTGTCCTACTCGGTGGCGCTGCGCTACGCCAACGAGGTGATAGACCGTAGCCTGGCCGAATCGAGCCGAGCCCTCGCCCGCCAGGTCAAGCCGCTGGGCGATGGGCTCTATATCGACTTCCCCCGGGCCGCGCGCGAGATCCTGGAAGAAGACCCGAGCGACCGCCTCTACTATATGGTGAGCACCCCGCCGGGCGCCTTTATCCTGGGCGAGAAGGACCTGCCGGCTACTCCGAGCGATCTGGCGCGGCAATTCGGCCACCCTTATTTCTACGACGGCATCCTGCGCGGCAAATCGGTCAGGCTGGCCGCGCTCTACCTGCGGGTGGGGACGGATGAACGACCGCAGACCATGTTGGTGCAGGTGGCCAAGAGCACCGCCCTGCGCACCCAGCTGGCACGCGATATCTTTATCGATACCGTCCTGCCCCTGTCGATGCTGATGATTTTGACCAGCGTATTGGTCTGGGCCGGCATCAGCCGAGGCCTATCTCCCCTTCGGCACCTGCGCCGGCTGGTGGAAAACCGCTCGCCGCGCGATCTGGCGCCGCTAAAGGTGGAGAATGCGCCGGCCGAGGTCAGGGCGCTGACATCGGCCATCAACACCCTGCTGGGCGAGGTCAACACCCAGGTGGCGGGTCAGCGGCGTTTTATCGCCGATGCCGCCCATCAGTTGCGCACGCCGCTGGCCGGCCTGAAGTCGCAGACCGAGCTGACCCGAGCGGAACTGAGCGAAGCCGTGCCAGACCGCGGTGCGTTGACGCAGCGACTGGTCCAGATCGAAACCAGCGTGGCGCGGGCGATCCGCCTGGTCAACCAACTGCTGGCACTGGCCCGAGCCGAACCCGATGCCGCCTTGGCATTGGCGCCGGTCGATCTGGTCCGGCTGGCGCGCGAAGTCAGCATGGACGCCGTACCGCGCGCCCTGGCCAGCGGTATCGACCTGGGCCTGGACGAAGCGCCGCCGCAATTGCTGATCGCCGGTCACGACGCGCTGCTGCGCGAGCTGCTGGGCAATCTGATCGATAATGCAATCCAGTATTGCCCGGCCGGCAGCGAGATCGGCATACGCATCCTGGATAGCGGCGACAGCGCCGTGATCGAAGTGCGCGACAATGGTCCGGGTATTCCGGCCGAAGAAGCCCAGCGCGTGTTCGAGCGCTTCTATCGCGGCCGCATGGAAGGCCAAGGCAAGGGCTGCGGCCTGGGCCTGGCCATCGTGCAGGAAATCGCCCGCCATCATCAGGCGCAGGTCGTGCTGACCGACACCTCCCCGCATGGGCTGACGGTTACCGTGCGTTTTCGGCTGAGCCCTTAG
- a CDS encoding carbohydrate kinase family protein → MLNTLPEFIAPGEALTDLIRTGPDSWHSRVGGATWNVARVMAGLGVPSAFAGAISRDCFGDALWQASADAGLDLRFLQRPDKSPLLAVVHETRPPRYFFVGDDAADLHFQPALLPEGWMAAAGWAHFGGISLAREPLAARLLDLATELKHAGVRISYDPNFRALMDSRYDVTLERMTALADVVKVSDEDLCGLFRCDDAEDAFVRLRAYHPDALYLYTRGAEGASLHQGGQAWTCRPPSIAVVDSVGAGDASMGGLLYSLMRRPEHPGESHLRFAVAAGAAACLAVGATPPSLTAIHALLDPAQAGA, encoded by the coding sequence ATGTTGAATACCCTGCCTGAATTCATTGCGCCGGGCGAAGCGCTGACCGACCTGATACGTACCGGTCCGGACAGCTGGCATAGCCGGGTCGGCGGCGCCACCTGGAATGTGGCGCGCGTCATGGCCGGGCTGGGTGTGCCTAGCGCCTTCGCCGGCGCCATCAGCCGCGACTGTTTTGGCGACGCCTTGTGGCAGGCCAGTGCGGACGCCGGGCTCGACTTGCGCTTTTTGCAGCGCCCGGATAAGTCTCCGCTTTTGGCCGTGGTGCACGAGACCCGCCCACCCCGTTACTTTTTTGTCGGCGACGATGCCGCCGATCTGCACTTCCAGCCCGCATTGCTGCCGGAAGGTTGGATGGCGGCGGCAGGCTGGGCGCATTTCGGCGGCATCAGCCTGGCACGCGAGCCCCTGGCGGCGCGCTTGCTGGACTTGGCCACCGAATTGAAACACGCCGGTGTGCGCATCAGCTATGACCCGAATTTCCGGGCGCTGATGGATAGCCGCTACGACGTGACGCTTGAGCGGATGACCGCGTTGGCCGACGTGGTGAAGGTTTCCGACGAGGATTTGTGCGGCCTATTCCGTTGCGACGATGCCGAGGACGCTTTCGTCCGGCTTCGCGCCTATCATCCCGATGCGCTCTATCTCTACACCCGAGGCGCTGAAGGCGCGTCGCTGCACCAGGGCGGGCAGGCATGGACTTGCAGACCGCCCAGCATAGCGGTAGTCGATAGCGTGGGTGCCGGCGATGCCAGCATGGGCGGTTTACTGTACAGCCTGATGCGTAGGCCCGAACACCCGGGCGAAAGCCATCTACGCTTCGCGGTGGCTGCCGGTGCGGCGGCCTGCCTAGCGGTAGGCGCGACCCCGCCCAGCCTGACCGCCATTCACGCCCTGCTCGACCCCGCTCAGGCAGGAGCCTGA
- a CDS encoding AGE family epimerase/isomerase: MNLPDFRSPGFLLDHIRHTLGFYQPRARDDSGGFHHFFKDDGTVYDRHTRHLVSSTRFVFNHAMAYRRFGEPDDLAALKHGLRFLREVHRDPHSGGYAWLLDWRDGGKTVLDDTNHCYGLAFVLLAYAHALLAGVAEADDWLRETYDLMEKRFWQTGHGLYADEAGPDWQLRPYRGQNANMHACEALLAAFEASGDKRYLDRAELLAQHICQRQAALADGMIWEHYHADWTVDWTYNRHDSRNIFRPWGFQPGHLSEWAKLLLILERHRPAPWLLPRAEALFIAAMEHAWDAVNGGLAYGFAPDRSICDADKYFWVQAESLAAAALLGTRTGNAEYWHWYDKLWAYAWQHFVDHEHGAWYRILAPDNRKLTDEKSPAGKTDYHTMGACYEVLGVVETC, from the coding sequence ATGAACTTGCCCGATTTCCGCAGCCCCGGTTTTCTCCTGGACCACATCCGTCATACCTTGGGCTTCTACCAGCCGCGAGCCAGGGACGACAGCGGTGGATTCCATCATTTCTTCAAGGATGACGGCACGGTGTATGACCGCCACACCCGTCATCTGGTCAGCAGCACCCGCTTTGTCTTCAACCATGCGATGGCCTACCGCCGTTTCGGCGAACCGGACGACCTGGCCGCACTGAAGCATGGCCTGCGTTTTCTGCGCGAAGTACACCGCGATCCGCACAGCGGCGGCTATGCCTGGCTGCTCGACTGGCGCGACGGCGGCAAGACGGTGCTGGACGACACCAACCACTGCTACGGCCTGGCCTTTGTCCTGCTGGCCTACGCCCATGCCTTGCTGGCGGGCGTGGCGGAAGCCGACGATTGGTTGCGGGAAACCTACGATTTGATGGAAAAGCGCTTCTGGCAAACCGGGCATGGCCTCTATGCCGACGAGGCGGGGCCGGATTGGCAGCTTCGCCCCTATCGCGGCCAGAACGCCAATATGCATGCCTGCGAAGCCCTGCTGGCCGCCTTCGAAGCCAGTGGCGACAAGCGCTATCTGGACCGCGCCGAGCTGTTGGCACAACATATCTGCCAACGCCAGGCTGCCTTGGCGGACGGCATGATCTGGGAACACTATCATGCCGACTGGACGGTGGACTGGACGTACAACCGGCATGACAGCCGCAATATCTTCCGCCCCTGGGGCTTCCAACCCGGTCATTTGAGCGAGTGGGCCAAGCTGCTGCTGATATTGGAGCGCCACCGGCCGGCTCCCTGGCTGTTACCGCGCGCCGAAGCGCTATTCATCGCCGCCATGGAGCATGCCTGGGATGCGGTGAACGGCGGCTTGGCTTACGGCTTCGCACCGGACCGCAGTATTTGCGACGCCGACAAATACTTCTGGGTGCAGGCCGAGAGCCTGGCCGCCGCGGCACTGCTGGGCACGCGCACCGGCAATGCCGAATACTGGCATTGGTACGACAAACTGTGGGCCTATGCATGGCAGCACTTCGTCGATCACGAGCACGGCGCCTGGTACCGCATCCTGGCGCCGGACAACCGCAAGCTGACCGATGAGAAAAGCCCGGCCGGCAAGACCGACTATCACACCATGGGTGCCTGCTACGAAGTGCTGGGAGTGGTGGAGACATGTTGA
- a CDS encoding response regulator transcription factor — MKLFLAEDDAVLADALLTSLKRLGFEIEHAGNGLQAQQRLLAAHFDAVILDIGLPGQSGLAVLRQVRPHKPALPILILTALDGLEDRVAGLDAGADDYLAKPFEFVELEARLRALLRRSKAAYTPRGEARFGRLRLDRAGQRAWAGDTPLDLSARELAVLDVLLSHADRVVTKEQIAAELSGDELGANAIEVYVHRLRKKIEPAGVGVRAVRGLGYLLEARSE, encoded by the coding sequence ATGAAACTTTTTCTCGCCGAAGACGACGCCGTATTGGCTGATGCCCTGTTGACCAGCCTGAAACGGTTGGGCTTCGAGATCGAGCACGCCGGCAATGGATTGCAAGCACAACAACGCCTATTGGCGGCCCACTTCGATGCGGTGATTCTCGATATCGGCCTGCCCGGCCAGAGCGGCCTGGCGGTGTTGCGCCAGGTCAGGCCACACAAGCCTGCCCTGCCCATCCTGATCCTGACGGCGCTGGACGGCCTGGAAGACCGGGTGGCCGGCCTGGATGCGGGTGCCGACGATTACTTGGCCAAGCCTTTCGAATTCGTCGAACTGGAAGCCCGCCTGCGCGCACTCCTGCGCCGCAGCAAGGCCGCCTATACACCACGCGGCGAAGCACGCTTCGGCCGCCTGCGGCTGGATCGAGCCGGGCAACGCGCCTGGGCAGGGGATACGCCACTGGATCTATCGGCGCGCGAGCTGGCCGTATTGGATGTACTGCTGAGCCATGCCGACCGGGTGGTCACCAAGGAACAGATTGCTGCCGAGCTGAGCGGCGACGAATTGGGCGCCAACGCCATCGAGGTCTATGTGCATCGCCTGCGCAAGAAGATAGAACCGGCCGGTGTAGGTGTGCGGGCGGTACGCGGGCTGGGATATCTGCTGGAAGCACGGTCCGAATAA
- a CDS encoding DUF2339 domain-containing protein: MSREPVAVILPAEPSPSLLERLPRWLVEGNPAVKVGVLLLLMGVAFLLKYAAQYVRFPVEMRYLAVLAGAAGAITFGWRQREHKPVFAHALQGGGLGIAFLAIFAAFRLHGLLPAGAAFALLAGMASFSAALALAQSAQALAIIGLAGGFLAPILASTGQGSHVVLFGYYALLNLGIAAVARARAWRGLNLLGFLFTFVIGTAWGVLRYRSDQFPSTEPFLIGFWLLYVLLAVAFARRRSEEAGMGQLARDPVDATLVFGVPLVGFGLQAALVHGFPYGSAWSAAVMALVYGVLWRVLRQRPGMSLLAEAFCTLAVGFATLTLPLACDAEWTSAGWALEGAGLVWLGCRQERRFSRYSGYLLIFAGGLIALAQLDSLAREASWLNGPLLGGVMVAAAAWLAGAASGRRNPGGPHIALLLWGLLLASATGGLTISYFVADQWQIAATVGLLAGMGALTTALAPALRWPAARLPALALSPALLVVVLVAVDRLATPLQDGGWLAWPVALLVGAASLRFDETTLPRPGRRLAHITSIWLLALLFCWILADATDRLGLGSAWPWLGGLATAGGVLGSLAMPALLSKWPARRYRREYRWLAPLPMAGATALALLIAPWASSGDSRPMSWLPLLNPLDVGWLLAAAGLLAWLRSPYPGAKLAAERGTLMAGLAILAFAWLNSLLAHGFHHWDGVAFTRDALWSDHGYQAALSLLWTTTALAAMWRATRQGWRMLWLLGAGLVALTVLKLFVIDLSAAGGLARIVSFIGVGLLLVAVGWFAPAPPAEKRK, translated from the coding sequence GTGTCCCGCGAGCCGGTGGCGGTCATCCTGCCTGCCGAGCCTTCGCCCAGCCTGCTCGAACGGCTGCCGCGCTGGCTGGTGGAGGGCAATCCCGCCGTCAAGGTCGGCGTGCTGCTGCTCTTGATGGGGGTAGCCTTCCTGTTGAAGTATGCCGCGCAATATGTACGTTTTCCCGTCGAGATGCGTTATTTGGCCGTGCTGGCCGGCGCTGCGGGGGCGATCACTTTCGGCTGGCGGCAACGTGAGCACAAACCGGTATTCGCCCATGCGCTGCAAGGCGGTGGCCTGGGTATCGCCTTTTTGGCCATATTCGCTGCTTTCCGCCTGCATGGGCTGCTGCCGGCCGGAGCCGCCTTTGCCTTGCTGGCCGGGATGGCCAGTTTCTCCGCCGCGCTGGCCCTGGCCCAATCGGCCCAGGCGCTGGCGATCATCGGGCTGGCGGGCGGCTTTCTGGCGCCCATCCTGGCCAGCACCGGCCAGGGGAGCCATGTGGTGCTGTTCGGCTATTACGCGCTGCTGAATTTGGGCATCGCCGCGGTGGCCCGGGCGCGTGCCTGGCGTGGACTGAATCTGCTGGGTTTCCTGTTCACCTTCGTCATCGGCACCGCCTGGGGCGTATTGCGCTACCGGTCCGATCAGTTCCCGAGCACCGAGCCTTTCCTGATCGGCTTTTGGCTCCTTTATGTACTGCTGGCGGTGGCCTTTGCCCGGCGCCGCAGCGAGGAGGCGGGCATGGGCCAATTGGCGCGCGATCCGGTCGATGCCACCTTGGTGTTCGGTGTCCCGCTGGTGGGCTTTGGCCTGCAGGCGGCCTTGGTCCATGGCTTTCCGTATGGCAGTGCCTGGTCGGCCGCGGTAATGGCGCTGGTCTATGGCGTACTGTGGCGAGTTTTGCGCCAGCGGCCCGGCATGAGCTTGCTGGCCGAGGCTTTTTGCACGCTGGCGGTAGGCTTTGCCACCCTGACCTTGCCCCTGGCCTGCGATGCCGAATGGACCAGCGCCGGCTGGGCACTGGAAGGCGCGGGCCTGGTCTGGCTGGGTTGTCGGCAGGAACGCAGGTTTAGCCGCTACAGTGGCTACCTGTTGATATTCGCCGGCGGTTTGATCGCGCTGGCGCAGTTGGACTCGCTGGCGCGCGAGGCCAGCTGGCTGAATGGTCCCTTGCTGGGCGGTGTCATGGTGGCCGCCGCGGCATGGTTGGCTGGCGCCGCCAGTGGCAGGCGCAACCCGGGCGGGCCACATATCGCCTTGTTGCTGTGGGGGCTATTGTTGGCGTCCGCCACAGGCGGTCTGACCATCTCATACTTTGTTGCCGACCAATGGCAGATCGCCGCAACCGTCGGCTTGTTGGCCGGCATGGGCGCGCTGACGACCGCACTTGCGCCTGCCCTGCGCTGGCCGGCCGCCCGTTTGCCGGCCCTGGCCCTGAGCCCGGCCTTGCTGGTGGTGGTGCTGGTAGCCGTGGATAGGCTGGCCACGCCCTTGCAGGACGGTGGCTGGCTGGCCTGGCCCGTGGCGCTGCTGGTCGGCGCGGCCAGCCTGCGCTTCGACGAAACAACGCTGCCCCGTCCAGGTCGTCGCCTGGCCCATATCACCAGCATATGGCTGCTTGCCTTGCTGTTTTGCTGGATCTTGGCCGATGCCACCGATCGCTTGGGTCTGGGTTCGGCCTGGCCATGGCTGGGTGGCTTGGCCACGGCCGGCGGGGTGCTGGGTAGCCTGGCGATGCCTGCACTATTGAGTAAATGGCCAGCGCGCCGCTATCGACGCGAGTATCGCTGGTTGGCGCCCCTGCCTATGGCGGGCGCGACCGCCTTGGCGCTGTTGATCGCACCGTGGGCCAGTAGCGGCGACAGCCGGCCAATGTCCTGGCTGCCGCTGCTCAATCCGCTGGACGTCGGTTGGCTGCTGGCAGCCGCAGGTTTGCTGGCCTGGCTGCGAAGTCCCTACCCCGGTGCCAAGCTGGCAGCCGAGCGCGGCACGCTGATGGCCGGCCTGGCCATCCTTGCCTTCGCCTGGTTGAACTCGCTGCTGGCACATGGTTTCCATCATTGGGACGGCGTGGCCTTTACAAGGGACGCGCTTTGGTCCGACCACGGCTACCAGGCGGCCTTGTCGCTGCTCTGGACCACCACGGCCCTGGCCGCCATGTGGCGCGCCACCCGCCAGGGCTGGCGAATGCTGTGGCTGCTGGGGGCCGGTCTGGTCGCGCTGACCGTGCTCAAGCTATTTGTCATCGATCTGTCCGCGGCTGGCGGCTTGGCGCGTATCGTCTCGTTTATCGGGGTGGGCTTGCTACTGGTGGCGGTAGGCTGGTTTGCACCGGCGCCGCCGGCGGAGAAGCGCAAATGA
- a CDS encoding vWA domain-containing protein: MKRPAPLSQAMLPACRVLPVLLAAVWLAACSTRSEVAPAAAPAGVASVNEAVASPAPSQRKDEAASVAPVDAPKPPPPPYYPAKPDGKAKEMAADRVMAPVSQPATLAVTGSAILHKRVGVAPNSPQSGASMAYVAGTPAPYAEPENRERYQHTERHGVVRVAETPVSTFSIDVDTGSYSNIRRMLNAGQLPPRDAVRVEELVNYFPYAYPLPQRAAPFAVTTELAPTPWNPDSLLLRIGIQAADPAKSSLPPANLVFLVDVSGSMEQPNKLPLLKQSLKMFVNQLRPQDHVSLVTYASGTAVVLEPTAGDRKAVIHAAIEQLRAGGSTAGAAGIELAYQMAEQGFEKQGINRILLATDGDFNVGISRFETLKDRVAEKRRSGVSLSTLGFGDGNYNEQLMEQLADAGDGAYSYIDNLNEAQKVLADEFTSTLATVARDVKIQLEFNPANVLEYRQIGFENRALKREDFSNDKVDAGEIGAGHRVTALYEIRLAGKPGQIEPLRYGSDKPLQSGMAQELGFLRLRYKAAHGEASQLMEFPVRRDAVKAEASEDFRFAAAVAAFGQRLGDDGKYLGKFDLSQIRALAANARGEDRFGYRGEFLRLVDLSMRVQQ, encoded by the coding sequence ATGAAGCGTCCCGCCCCCTTGTCCCAGGCCATGCTGCCGGCCTGCCGCGTACTTCCCGTCTTGTTGGCCGCAGTGTGGTTGGCGGCCTGCTCCACCCGCTCGGAAGTGGCGCCGGCAGCCGCGCCGGCCGGGGTTGCCAGTGTCAATGAAGCGGTGGCGTCGCCCGCGCCATCGCAGAGGAAGGATGAGGCCGCCAGCGTCGCGCCGGTCGATGCGCCAAAACCGCCTCCTCCGCCTTACTACCCGGCAAAACCGGATGGCAAAGCCAAGGAGATGGCGGCGGATCGCGTGATGGCGCCCGTTTCGCAGCCGGCTACCCTGGCCGTGACGGGTAGCGCCATCCTGCACAAGCGGGTTGGCGTGGCGCCCAACTCTCCCCAGTCGGGGGCATCGATGGCCTATGTCGCCGGTACGCCGGCGCCCTACGCTGAACCGGAAAACCGGGAGCGCTATCAGCATACCGAGCGGCACGGCGTGGTGAGGGTGGCCGAGACGCCGGTTTCCACCTTCAGCATCGATGTGGATACCGGCAGCTACAGCAATATCCGCCGCATGCTCAATGCTGGCCAATTGCCGCCGCGCGATGCGGTCAGGGTGGAAGAACTGGTCAACTACTTCCCCTATGCCTATCCCTTGCCGCAGCGGGCCGCGCCTTTCGCCGTGACCACCGAATTGGCACCCACGCCGTGGAATCCGGACAGTCTTTTACTCCGCATAGGCATCCAGGCCGCCGACCCGGCCAAATCCAGCCTGCCGCCCGCCAATCTGGTGTTTCTGGTCGATGTATCGGGTTCGATGGAACAGCCGAACAAACTGCCGCTGCTCAAGCAGTCGCTCAAGATGTTCGTCAACCAGTTGCGGCCGCAGGATCACGTATCGCTGGTCACCTACGCCAGCGGTACCGCGGTGGTGCTGGAACCGACCGCCGGCGACCGCAAGGCCGTTATCCATGCCGCCATCGAACAATTGCGGGCCGGTGGTTCCACGGCCGGCGCGGCGGGGATCGAGCTGGCGTACCAGATGGCCGAGCAGGGGTTTGAAAAGCAGGGTATCAACCGCATCCTGCTGGCGACCGACGGCGACTTCAATGTCGGTATCAGCCGCTTCGAGACACTCAAGGACAGAGTGGCGGAAAAGCGCCGGTCCGGGGTGTCGCTCTCCACGCTTGGGTTTGGCGACGGCAACTACAACGAGCAACTGATGGAACAGTTGGCCGATGCCGGCGATGGCGCATATAGCTATATCGACAATCTGAACGAAGCGCAGAAGGTACTGGCCGACGAGTTCACCTCGACCCTGGCAACGGTGGCCCGCGATGTGAAGATCCAGCTGGAGTTCAATCCGGCAAATGTGCTGGAGTATCGCCAGATCGGCTTCGAGAACCGCGCCCTCAAGCGCGAGGACTTCAGCAACGACAAGGTGGATGCCGGCGAGATCGGCGCCGGCCATCGCGTCACGGCGCTGTACGAGATCCGGCTGGCAGGCAAACCCGGCCAGATCGAACCGCTGCGTTACGGTAGCGATAAGCCCTTGCAGAGCGGCATGGCGCAGGAGCTGGGCTTTTTGCGGCTGCGCTACAAGGCCGCGCATGGCGAGGCCAGCCAGCTGATGGAGTTTCCGGTTCGGCGCGATGCCGTCAAGGCGGAGGCCAGCGAGGATTTCCGCTTTGCCGCCGCAGTGGCTGCGTTCGGCCAGCGGCTGGGTGACGACGGCAAGTATCTGGGTAAGTTCGACCTGTCGCAGATTCGCGCGCTGGCGGCCAATGCCAGGGGCGAGGACCGCTTTGGTTATCGTGGCGAGTTCCTGAGATTGGTGGATCTGAGTATGCGGGTACAGCAGTAA
- a CDS encoding RNA polymerase sigma factor, which produces MLPITDDTVLMLAYAQGDAAAFEQLYLRHKQGLYGFIQRQSPRTAWVDDLFQDSWLAVVKARADYSPTAAFRTWLYGIARNKLIDRIRLHEPALLGDFVSEEAGDPYERFAAPARSDPARILLDKRTGMALDAALRGLPAVQREVFLLREQAEMSLEDIASLVGVPMETAKSRLRYAMAKLKLALAGELP; this is translated from the coding sequence ATGTTGCCCATTACCGACGACACCGTGTTGATGCTCGCATACGCCCAGGGCGATGCCGCGGCATTCGAGCAGCTTTACCTGCGCCATAAACAAGGGCTGTATGGTTTTATCCAGCGCCAGTCGCCGCGCACGGCCTGGGTGGATGATCTTTTTCAGGATAGCTGGCTGGCGGTGGTCAAGGCGCGGGCGGATTACAGCCCAACCGCTGCTTTTCGCACCTGGCTGTATGGTATCGCCCGCAACAAGCTGATCGACCGGATTCGCTTGCATGAGCCGGCCCTGCTGGGCGACTTTGTTTCGGAAGAGGCGGGCGATCCTTACGAGCGCTTTGCCGCCCCGGCCCGGAGCGATCCGGCCCGCATCTTGCTCGATAAGCGCACGGGCATGGCCTTGGATGCCGCCTTGAGGGGCTTGCCGGCGGTACAGCGAGAGGTTTTCCTGCTGCGGGAGCAGGCCGAGATGAGCCTGGAGGACATCGCGAGCCTGGTAGGCGTGCCGATGGAAACCGCCAAGAGCCGTTTGCGCTACGCCATGGCCAAATTGAAACTGGCGCTGGCAGGAGAGCTGCCATGA
- a CDS encoding DUF3330 domain-containing protein, which yields MNPATEATVIETLACSVCLQEIPSSEASSSEARDYVAGFCGLDCYVQWQAQGDAEQTAQAPTRPTEVTPP from the coding sequence ATGAACCCCGCCACCGAAGCCACCGTCATCGAAACACTGGCATGCAGCGTCTGCCTGCAGGAAATCCCCAGTTCCGAAGCAAGCAGCAGCGAGGCGCGCGACTATGTCGCCGGCTTCTGCGGCCTGGACTGCTATGTGCAATGGCAAGCCCAGGGCGATGCTGAGCAAACAGCCCAGGCACCGACACGCCCAACCGAAGTCACACCGCCCTAG
- a CDS encoding BON domain-containing protein, which translates to MKSSLGFSILSALALLIAAQPGLAESTASPAPEAGQVVIVDDRTLTDAIQTAFSGDPELAASQIKVETQFAVVHLSGNASATAKTRALALARQMPGVKEVRDSIKVQG; encoded by the coding sequence ATGAAATCCAGCCTAGGATTTTCCATCCTCTCCGCACTCGCGCTGTTGATCGCCGCCCAGCCAGGTCTGGCCGAATCGACCGCCAGCCCGGCGCCGGAAGCCGGCCAGGTGGTCATTGTCGATGACCGTACCCTGACCGATGCCATCCAGACCGCCTTCAGCGGCGATCCCGAGTTGGCCGCCAGCCAGATCAAGGTGGAAACCCAGTTCGCCGTGGTGCATTTGTCCGGTAATGCCAGCGCCACCGCCAAGACCCGCGCGCTGGCGCTGGCCAGGCAGATGCCTGGCGTGAAGGAAGTCAGGGATTCCATCAAGGTACAAGGATAG